The Synergistaceae bacterium genome has a window encoding:
- a CDS encoding molybdopterin molybdotransferase MoeA, with the protein MAGFVQELTDRPSAIKYTVDTLAFPWSASSELLPLSQAEGRRLASPVFSREPSPPFTRSTRDGFALSSLDCFGASALNPAFLRLKGEVPMGGMPCFSVEPGECALIHTGGALPMGTDAVVMAEFAEESGEWIEIRDSVQREENTVSAGEEYDAGTVLLEKGALLDFRTLGIPACAGVAEVSALRIKAGIISSGDEIVPYDTAFLSSGQIRDVNSHILSSLMRSQGYEPRFYGIAGDDIGSLERLFQLAYDECDVVLVNGGSSVSARDQTSRLFESLSDPGMLVRGILMSPGKPTLIAGARDDRKLVFGLPGHPFSCFLSAYTVALPLMHAIHTGRPRVPQSVIFLTVTEPVYGHSGVEEFLPCSIEDGKALPRPVKSSFSGALRDADGLIRLPASRETVRPGEEVEVWLW; encoded by the coding sequence ATGGCCGGTTTTGTTCAAGAATTGACGGACAGGCCTTCTGCCATAAAATATACCGTGGATACACTTGCTTTTCCATGGAGTGCGAGCTCGGAGCTTTTGCCTCTTTCCCAGGCCGAAGGGAGGCGTTTAGCTTCGCCCGTCTTTTCGCGCGAGCCCTCTCCGCCCTTTACAAGGAGCACCAGGGATGGTTTTGCTCTTTCAAGCTTGGACTGTTTCGGGGCGTCCGCCTTGAACCCCGCGTTCCTGCGCCTGAAGGGCGAGGTCCCCATGGGAGGGATGCCCTGTTTCTCCGTGGAACCGGGCGAATGCGCTCTCATACACACCGGAGGCGCTCTGCCCATGGGGACGGATGCCGTCGTCATGGCAGAGTTCGCGGAAGAGTCGGGAGAATGGATAGAGATCAGGGATTCCGTGCAAAGAGAGGAAAATACCGTCTCCGCCGGGGAGGAATATGATGCAGGTACCGTCCTGCTTGAGAAAGGCGCTCTTTTGGATTTCAGGACTCTGGGTATCCCTGCCTGCGCAGGAGTGGCGGAGGTAAGCGCCCTCCGCATCAAGGCGGGGATAATAAGCTCGGGTGACGAGATAGTCCCATACGACACGGCCTTTCTATCCTCGGGACAGATAAGAGATGTAAACTCTCATATCCTGTCCTCCTTGATGCGAAGTCAAGGTTACGAGCCCCGATTCTACGGAATAGCAGGGGACGATATCGGTTCGCTTGAGAGACTGTTCCAGCTCGCCTACGACGAGTGCGATGTGGTTCTGGTAAACGGAGGGTCCTCCGTGAGCGCAAGAGACCAGACCTCGCGCCTTTTCGAGTCTTTGTCCGATCCCGGGATGCTGGTGCGGGGCATCCTCATGTCCCCCGGGAAGCCGACCCTGATCGCCGGTGCGAGAGATGACAGAAAGTTGGTCTTTGGACTTCCGGGCCATCCCTTCTCCTGTTTCCTGTCGGCATACACGGTGGCTCTCCCGCTGATGCACGCGATTCACACGGGGCGGCCTAGGGTGCCTCAGAGTGTGATTTTCCTCACGGTGACAGAGCCGGTATACGGCCATTCGGGAGTCGAGGAGTTTCTCCCCTGTTCGATCGAGGATGGGAAGGCTCTTCCCCGTCCTGTAAAGTCCTCCTTCTCCGGAGCTCTTCGAGACGCGGACGGCCTCATCCGACTTCCCGCGTCGCGAGAGACGGTGCGACCGGGCGAGGAGGTGGAGGTGTGGCTTTGGTAG
- a CDS encoding SPOR domain-containing protein: MSVRESRRHREKKTVIPFGEIMLPVIGLVAVGLLVVGIKLFFFSGAKHTPYTPLPIEQSDGSRTAEPVIDAPATERWQPAPHAGDAPIASPVTQDDKENAAKPTPAPTASIALPVPKPAPPPPAPKPAPAPKPAPKPAPAPKPVPAQGRWGVQIGSFTEKGSAETVRRQAESSGYKAFVSTGIVHGKTFHRVTVPAGNTRADAVSLSHRLTQSGFPVFVVPIK; this comes from the coding sequence GTGTCCGTAAGAGAAAGCAGAAGGCATAGAGAGAAGAAAACTGTAATCCCGTTCGGCGAAATAATGCTTCCCGTAATCGGGCTTGTTGCCGTCGGGCTTCTTGTCGTTGGCATAAAACTCTTTTTCTTCTCCGGTGCAAAGCATACCCCCTACACGCCCTTGCCCATAGAACAGAGTGATGGTTCTCGGACAGCCGAGCCCGTAATAGACGCGCCTGCTACCGAACGGTGGCAGCCGGCCCCGCATGCCGGCGATGCACCCATCGCTTCCCCGGTGACGCAAGATGACAAGGAGAATGCGGCCAAGCCTACGCCCGCCCCAACCGCCAGCATTGCCCTTCCGGTGCCGAAACCCGCTCCACCGCCTCCCGCACCCAAACCGGCCCCTGCACCCAAACCTGCACCCAAACCGGCCCCTGCGCCCAAGCCCGTGCCTGCTCAAGGGCGCTGGGGGGTCCAGATAGGCTCTTTCACGGAGAAGGGGAGTGCTGAGACGGTGAGACGACAGGCCGAGAGCTCCGGGTATAAAGCCTTCGTCTCCACGGGAATCGTACATGGAAAGACCTTTCACAGAGTGACCGTGCCGGCCGGAAACACAAGGGCCGATGCGGTCAGTCTATCCCACAGGCTGACTCAGTCGGGTTTCCCCGTGTTCGTAGTTCCTATAAAGTAA